One Pithys albifrons albifrons isolate INPA30051 chromosome 17, PitAlb_v1, whole genome shotgun sequence genomic window carries:
- the UNC119B gene encoding protein unc-119 homolog B has product MSGSRARAAAAAAGPDKKPPPGPAGPLSRLRGRRGSGDAAPRPPWTESELLALETVRPEHVLGLCRVTENYLCKPEDNIYNIDFTRFKIRDLETGTVLFEIAKPSASEHKEEEEDDNGELDASAGRFVRYQFTPAFLRLRTVGATVEFTVGEKPVSNFRMIERHYFRDRLLKNFDFDFGFCIPSSRNTCEHIYEFPQLSEDLIRLMVENPYETRSDSFYFVDNKLIMHNKADYAYNGGQ; this is encoded by the exons ATGAGCGGCTCCAgggcgcgggcggcggcggcggcggcggggccggacAAGAAGCCGCCGCCGGGACCCGCGGGGCCGCTCAGCCGCTTGCGGGGCCGCCGCGGATCGGGCGACGCGGCGCCGCGCCCGCCCTGGACCGAATCCGAGTTGTTGGCGCTGGAGACCGTCCGGCCCGAGCACGTCCTGGGGCTGTGCCGGGTGACGGAGA ATTATTTATGCAAACCTGAGGACAACATTTACAACATTGACTTCACCAGGTTTAAGATCCGGGACCTTGAAACTGGAACAGTGCTGTTTGAAATTGCAAAGCCATCTGCTTCAG AgcacaaggaggaggaggaggatgacaATGGTGAGCTGGACGCCAGTGCAGGTCGCTTTGTTCGTTACCAGTTCACCCCAGCGTTCCTCCGGCTTCGCACCGTTGGTGCAAC AGTGGAATTCACAGTGGGAGAAAAGCCAGTGTCAAACTTCCGAATGATTGAGAGGCATTACTTCCGAGATCGTTTGCTGAAGAACTTTGACTTTGATTTTGGCTTCTGCATCCCCAGTAGCAGGAACACATGTGAACACATTTATGAATTCCCCCAGCTCTCAGAAGACCTGA TCCGTCTGATGGTTGAAAACCCCTACGAGACGCGCTCAGACAGCTTTTACTTTGTGGACAACAAGCTGATAATGCACAACAAGGCCGACTATGCTTACAATGGAGGACAGTAA
- the MLEC gene encoding malectin gives MVGAGARGAPVPPVLPLLLPLLPALLLRGAAAGIADSVVWAVNAGGDAHVDVNGIHFRKDPLEGRVGRASDYGMKLPILRSNAEDQILYQTERYNEETFGYEVPIKEEGDYVLVLKFAEVYFAQSQQKVFDVRLNGHVVVKDLDIFDRVGHSTAHDEIIPMSIKKGKLSVHGEVSTFTGKLHIEFVKGYYDNPKICALYILQGTVEDVPKLQPHPGLEKKEEDDDEDEYDDGSSVKKQANKNRVQSGPRTPNPYASDNSSLMFPILVAFGVFIPTLFCLCRL, from the exons ATGGTGGGCGCCGGGGCGCGCGGGGCGCCGGTGCCGCCggtgctgccgctgctgctgccgctgctgcccgCGCTGCTGCTGCGGGGCGCGGCCGCCGGCATCGCCGACAGCGTCGTCTGGGCCGTCAACGCGGGCGGCGATGCCCACGTGGACGTGAACGGCATCCACTTCCGCAAGGACCCGCTCGAGGGCCGCGTGGGCCGAG CTTCTGACTATGGAATGAAGCTTCCAATCTTGCGGTCCAACGCGGAAGACCAGATTCTGTACCAGACCGAGCGTTACAACGAGGAGACCTTCGGCTATGAAGTTCCCATCAAAGAGGAGGGTGACTATGTGCTGGTGTTGAAGTTTGCAGAGGTCTATTTTGCACAGTCTCAACAGAAG GTATTTGATGTTCGCTTGAATGGCCACGTGGTGGTGAAAGACTTGGACATTTTTGACAGAGttggacacagcacagctcacgATGAGATCATTCCCATGAGCATCAAAAAGGGGAAACTGAGTGTCCACGGGGAGGTTTCCACATTCACAGGGAAGCTCCACATTGAGTTTGTAAAG GGCTACTATGACAATCCAAAAATCTGTGCCCTATACATCCTGCAAGGAACAGTGGAAG ATGTCCCAAAGCTGCAGCCGCACCCTGGTctggagaaaaaagaggaagatgatgatgaagatgaatATGACGATGGCTCCAGTGTCAAAAAACAGGCGAATAAGAACCGGGTTCAGTCAGGCCCACGCACACCAAATCCCTATGCCTCGGACAACAGCAGCCTCATGTTTCCTATACTGGTGGCCTTTGGTGTCTTCATTCCTACCCTCTTCTGCCTCTGCCGGTTGTGA